One segment of Poecile atricapillus isolate bPoeAtr1 chromosome 35, bPoeAtr1.hap1, whole genome shotgun sequence DNA contains the following:
- the MYO1A gene encoding unconventional myosin-Ia, with product MEGTSALLDAGAVADLVLLDPLSEESLVQTLRERFRRHDIYTYIGNVVISVNPYQSLPIYTPEKVEEYHNCSFFAVKPHIYAIADDAYRSLRDRDRDQCILITGESGAGKTEASKLVMSYVAAVSSKGEEVNKVKEQLLQSNPVLEAFGNAKTVRNDNSSRFGKYMDIEFDFKGDPLGGVISNYLLEKSRIVRHVKGERNFHIFYQLLAGASPQLLQQLKLRQDCGHYGYLKRESSSLPGMDDAANFHAMQDAMRVIGFSPTEVTELLEVTAVVLKLGNVQLSSSFQASGMEACSITEPQELREICELIGLDPSTLEQALCSRTVKARDETVLTTLTVPQGYYGRDALAKNIYSRLFDWLVNRINTSIQVKSNEQRKVMGVLDIYGFEIFQDNGFEQFIINYCNEKLQQIFILMTLKEEQEEYVREGIQWTPVEFFDNSIICNLIENSTSGILAMLDEECLRPGVVNEDTFLTKLNQLLATHKHYESKETQNARHVTDTSLPPRCFRIHHYAGKVTYNVTGFIEKNNDLLFRDLSQAMWAARHALLRSLFPEGDPQKVSLKLPPTAGFQFKSSVAMLMRNLYSKNPNYIRCIKPNDTKSAMVFTPELVLAQVRYLGLMENVRVRRAGYAFRQLYGPFLQRYKMLNPRTWPRWGGGDREGVEVLLAGLAFPAEELAFGHTKVFIRSPRTLFDLERQRQERVAQLATLIQKMFRGWRCRTQYQLMRKSQILISAWFRGHRQMNRYKQMKRSALIVQAYARGWKSRRLLRELKSQRRRHAAATTIAAHWRGYQARGTYRKYFRSSASTCVANFIYRRLVQRYLVGLAKNLPPLSVMDRTWPPAPYRFLDDANQELKNIFYHWKCKKYRDQLPPSRRAQLQAKLCASELFKDKKTLYPKSLQQPFRGEYLGLKQNPKYQKLHAVAKDKLVMADTVRKVNRANGKTVPRLLLLTTEHLVLADPKAAQPKTVLSLSDIRGVSVTRFSDGFLALHLKEVSTVGAKGDFLLVSDHLIELVTRLHQSFEATTGQALPLHITDRFSTRFPKGDVSITVVESPKAGTDGPVCKKKGSNKMEVLVH from the exons ATGGAAGGCACCTCAGCCCTGCTGGACGCCGGGGCTGTGGCGgacctggtgctgctggaccCGCTGAGCGAGGAGTCGCTGGTCCAGACACTGCGGGAGCGATTCCGCCGCCACGACATCTAC ACATACATTGGGAATGTGGTGATCTCAGTGAACCCCTACCAGTCCCTGCCCATCTACACCCCAGAGAAGGTGGAGGAGTATCACAACTGCAGCTTCTTCGCTGTGAAGCCCCACAT CTATGCCATTGCTGATGATGCCTATCGCTCGCTGCGGGACCGGGACAGGGACCAGTGCATCCTCATCACCGGAGAGAGCGGCGCTGGCAAGACAG AGGCCAGCAAGCTGGTGATGTCCTACGTGGCAGCCGTGAGCAGCAAAGGGGAGGAGGTGAACAAGGtgaaggagcagctcctgcagtccAACCCTGTGCTGGAGG CCTTTGGGAACGCCAAGACCGTCCGTAATGACAACTCCTCCCGATTC GGCAAGTACATGGACATTGAGTTCGACTTCAAGGGGGACCCCCTGGGAGGGGTCATCAGCAACT ACCTGCTGGAGAAATCCCGCATTGTCCGGCACGTGAAGGGCGAGAGGAATTTCCACATCTTCtaccagctcctggctggggctTCGCCGCAGCTGCTCC AGCAGCTGAAGCTCCGCCAGGACTGTGGGCACTATGGATACCTGAAACGGGAGAGCTCCAGCCTGCCTGGCATGGACGATGCAGCCAACTTCCACGCCATGCAG GATGCCATGAGGGTCATCGGCTTCTCGCCCACCGAGGTGacggagctgctggaggtgacGGCCGTGGTGCTCAAACTGGGCAATgtccagctgagcagcagcttccAGGCCAGCGGGATGGAGGCCTGCAGCATCACCGAGCCCCAGG AGCTGCGCGAGATCTGCGAGCTGATCGGGCTGGACCCCAGCACGCTGGAGCAGGCGCTGTGCTCCCGCACGGTGAAGGCGCGGGATGAGACGGTgctcaccaccctcactgtCCCCCAG GGCTACTACGGCCGGGATGCGCTGGCCAAGAACATCTACAGCCGCCTCTTCGACTGGCTGGTGAATCGCATCAACACCAGCatccag GTGAAGTCGAACGAGCAGAGGAAGGTGATGGGTGTCCTGGACATCTACGGCTTTGAGATCTTCCAG GACAACGGCTTTGAGCAGTTCATCATCAACTACTGCAACGAGAAGCTGCAGCAGATCTTCATCCTGATGACGCTGAAGGAGGAACAGGAGGAATACGTCCGAGAG GGCATCCAGTGGACCCCAGTGGAGTTTTTCGACAACAGCATCATCTGCAACTTGATTGAGAAC AGCACCAGCGGGATCCTGGCCATGCTGGACGAGGAGTGCCTGCGGCCTGGCGTGGTCAACGAGGACACCTTCCTCACCAAACTCAACCAGCTCTTGGCCACACACAAACACTACGAGAGCAAGGAGACGCAGAACGCCCGGCACGTCACCGACACCAGCCTGCCACCGCGCTGCTTCCGCATCCACCACTACGCCGGCAAG GTGACCTACAACGTGACGGGCTTCATCGAGAAGAACAACGACCTGCTCTTCCGCGACCTCTCGCAGGCCATGTGGGCGGCCCGGCACGCTCTGCTGCGCTCGCTCTTCCCCGAGGGAGACCCCCAGAAAGTCTCCCTCAAGCTGCCGCCCACCGCAGGATTCCAGTTCAAGTCGTCCGTGGCGATGCTGATGAGGAACCTCTACTCCAAGAACCCAAACTACATCAG GTGCATCAAACCCAACGACACCAAGTCAGCGATGGTGTTCACACCGGAGCTGGTGCTGGCACAGGTCCGGTACCTGGGGCTGATGGAGAACGTGCGGGTGAGGAGGGCGGGCTACGCCTTCCGCCAGCTCTACGGCCCCTTCCTGCAGCGCTACAAGATGCTCAACCCCCGCACGTGGCCCCGCTGGGGCGGTGGGGACAG GGAGGGGGTcgaggtgctgctggcaggtcTGGCGTTCCCCGCCGAGGAGCTGGCGTTCGGCCACACCAAGGTCTTCATCCGCTCGCCACGCACT CTCTTCGACCTGGAGCGGCAGCGCCAGGAGCGCGTGGCCCAGCTCGCCACCCTCATCCAGAAGATGTTCCGGGGCTGGCGGTGCCGGACCCAGTACCAGCTGATGCGCAAGAGCCAGATCCTCATCTCTGCCTGGTTCCGTGGCCACAGG CAAATGAACCGCTACAAGCAGATGAAGCGGTCGGCACTGATCGTGCAGGCGTACGCACGGGGCTGGAAG TCTCGCCGGCTCCTCCGGGAGCTGAAGTCCCAGCGCCGACGTCACGCGGCCGCCACCACCATCGCAGCTCACTGGAGAGGGTACCAG GCTCGCGGGACCTACAGGAAGTATTTCCGTTCCAGCGCCAGCACCTGTGTGGCCAACTTCATCTACCGGCGGCTG GTGCAGAGGTACCTGGTGGGGCTGGCAAAGAACCTCCCGCCGCTGTCGGTGATGGACCGGACCTGGCCCCCGGCGCCCTACAGGTTCCTGGATGACGCCAACCAGGAGCTGAAAAACATCTTCTACCACTGGAag TGCAAGAAGTACCGGGACCAGCTGCCGCCGTCGCGCCGGGCCCAGCTGCAGGCCAAGCTCTGCGCCAGCGAGCTCTTCAAGGACAAGAAGACCCTCTACCCCAAAAG cctgcagcagccctTCCGTGGAGAGTACCTGGGGCTGAAGCAGAACCCCAAGTACCAGAAGCTCCACGCCGTAGCCAAGGACAAGCTGGTGATGGCTGACACCGTGAGGAAGGTGAACAGGGCCAATGGAAAG ACAGTCCCACgcctgctgctcctcaccaccGAGCACCTGGTCCTGGCTGACCCCAAGGCCGCCCAGCCCAAGACCGTGCTCAGCCTCAGTGACATCCGTGGCGTCTCAGTCACCCGCTTCTCCGACGGCTTCCTGGCCCTGCACCTCAAGGAG GTCTCCACGGTGGGGGCCAAGGGTGACTTCCTGCTGGTCAGTGACCACCTCATCGAGCTGGTCACCCGCCTGCACCAGAGCTTTGAGGCCACCACGGGGCAGGCGCTGCCCCTGCACATCACTGACAG GTTCTCCACCCGCTTCCCCAAGGGCGACGTGTCCATCACCGTGGTGGAGTCACCCAAGGCCGGCACCGACGGCCCCGTCTGCAAGAAAAAGGGCAGCAACAAGATGGAGGTCCTGGTGCACTGA
- the ZBTB39 gene encoding zinc finger and BTB domain-containing protein 39, with product MGMRIKLHSTNHPNNLLKELNKCRLSETMCDVTILVGSRSFAAHKAVLACAAGYFQNLFLNTGLDAARTYVVDFITPANFEKILSFVYTSELFTDLINVGVIYEVAERLGMEDLLQACHSTFPDLESSAITKQPALAVGEGRAGPLSSTSSEQSHSLGDMRSGAEHFGPERNYLLHGDVAGSYKEDDRNPVGEASQALPLMHPQQPPKTEQESDPGQFAPVAGLGAQPGGNVMAQSTGSSCPQYKPQSNGDYGKGGFFPTDPSLDVSTGSNSCPSNSDHSKEQGFEQMDELQLEDLGEAELHFEDAGEELVPSEEVIELSDDSEEELAFESDSRDSKAMPCQVCKKVLEPNIQLIRQHARDHVDLLTGNCKVCETHFQDRNSRVTHVLSHIGIFLFSCDMCETKFFTQWQLTLHRRDGVFDNNVIVHPSDPLPGKVAVFGGGPGPELACAACGKPLAKDFHTVRNHLLEHVNLKSQTCGVCDQRHLSLCSLMWHTLSHLGISVFSCSVCASSFVDRQLLEKHLAVHQHVEEALFQCHFCSQSFKLEAAYRYHVSQHKCGGSLDIRAGFGERLQPQGLPKRKLPEEFLSEELALQSQPGNSKYSCKVCGKRFAHTSEFNYHRRIHTGEKPYQCKVCHKFFRGRSTIKCHLRTHSGALMYRCTVCGHYSSTLNLMSKHIGVHKGSLPPDFTIEQTFMYIIHSKEAEKNTDS from the coding sequence ATGGGCATGAGGATCAAGCTGCACAGCACCAACCACCCCAACAACCTGCTGAAGGAACTCAACAAGTGCCGGCTCTCCGAGACCATGTGCGACGTCACCATCCTGGTGGGCTCCCGCTCCTTTGCCGCGCACAAGGCCGTGCTGGCCTGCGCCGCCGGCTACTTCCAGAACCTCTTCCTCAACACGGGGCTGGACGCTGCCAGGACCTACGTGGTGGATTTCATCACGCCAGCCAACTTCGAGAAGATCCTGAGCTTTGTGTACACCTCGGAGCTCTTCACCGACCTCATCAACGTGGGTGTCATCTATGAGGTGGCGGAGCGGCTGGGCATGGAggatctgctgcaggcctgTCACTCCACCTTCCCCGACCTGGAGAGCTCGGCCATCACCAAGCAGCCTGCCCTGGCCGTGGGGGAAGGCCGGGCTGGGCCTCTGAGCAGCACCTCCTCGGAGCAGAGCCACTCTTTGGGGGACATGCGGAGCGGCGCGGAGCACTTCGGCCCCGAGCGGAATTACCTCCTGCACGGGGACGTGGCGGGCAGCTACAAAGAGGATGACAGGAATCCTGTGGGGGAGGCCAGCCAGGCTCTTCCCCTGATGCACCCACAGCAGCCTCCCAAGACAGAGCAGGAGTCGGATCCGGGGCAGTTCGCTCCGGTTGCGGGTCTGGGGGCCCAGCCCGGTGGGAATGTCATGGCACAGAGCACCggcagctcctgccctcagTACAAGCCCCAGAGCAACGGCGACTACGGCAAGGGCGGCTTCTTCCCCACTGACCCCTCCCTGGATGTCTCCACGGGGAGCAATTCCTGCCCCAGCAACAGCGACCACTCCAAAGAGCAGGGGTTCGAGCAGATGGATGAGCTCCAGCTGGAGGATTTGGGAGAGGCCGAGCTGCATTTTGAGGATGCTGGAGAAGAGCTGGTCCCGTCTGAGGAAGTGATTGAGCTGAGTGATGACAGCGAGGAGGAGCTGGCCTTCGAGAGCGACAGCCGGGACAGCAAGGCCATGCCCTGCCAGGTGTGCAAGAAGGTGCTGGAGCCCAACATCCAGCTGATCCGCCAGCACGCCAGGGACCACGTCGACCTGCTCACCGGGAACTGCAAAGTCTGCGAGACACACTTCCAGGACCGCAACTCCAGGGTCACTCACGTGCTGTCCCACATcggcatcttcctcttctcctgcGACATGTGCGAGACCAAGTTCTTCACCCAGTGGCAGCTGACGCTGCACCGGCGGGACGGGGTCTTCGACAACAACGTCATTGTCCACCCCAGTGACCCCCTGCCGGGGAAAGTGGCCGTGTTTGGGGGAGGGCCCGGCCCCGAGCTGGCCTGCGCTGCCTGCGGGAAGCCCTTGGCCAAAGATTTCCACACGGTCCGGAACCACCTGCTGGAGCACGTGAACCTGAAGAGCCAAACGTGCGGCGTGTGCGACCAGCGGCACCTGAGCCTCTGCAGCCTGATGTGGCACACCCTGTCCCACCTGGGCATCTCCGTCTTCTCCTGCTCCGTGTGCGCCAGCAGCTTCGTGGACCggcagctcctggagaagcaCCTGGCCGTGCACCAGCACGTGGAGGAGGCTCTTTTCCAGTGCCACTTCTGCAGCCAGAGCTTCAAGCTGGAAGCTGCCTATCGCTACCACGTCAGCCAGCACAAGTGCGGGGGCAGCCTGGACATCCGGGCGGGATTCGGGGAGCGCCTGCAGCCTCAGGGGCTGCCCAAGAGGAAACTGCCCGAGGAGTTCCTGAGCGAAGAGCTGGCGCTGCAGAGCCAGCCGGGGAACAGCAAGTACAGCTGCAAGGTGTGCGGCAAGAGGTTCGCCCACACCAGCGAGTTCAACTaccaccggcgcatccacaccGGGGAGAAGCCGTACCAGTGCAAGGTGTGCCACAAGTTCTTCCGCGGGCGCTCCACCATCAAGTGCCACCTGCGGACGCACTCGGGGGCTCTGATGTATCGCTGCACCGTGTGTGGCCACTACAGCTCCACGCTCAACCTCATGAGCAAGCACATAGGGGTGCACAAGGGCAGCCTCCCGCCGGACTTCACCATCGAACAGACTTTCATGTACATCATCCATTCCAAAGAGGCCGAGAAAAACACGGATAGCTGA
- the GPR182 gene encoding G-protein coupled receptor 182, whose product MTEVTTVPTETRTLPSEYGDYHNFSELFYLLNHTYTYCEFSLDENVKRVILFILYLVIFVVGLVENLLVIWVNWQTRGNKSLVNLYIINMAIADLGVLLSLPIWMLEVMLDYTWLWGSFLCRFTHYFYFANMYASIFFLTCLSVDRYVTLSSSSPFWHRQQHRARRAVCACSWLLAAAIPVVEVAHMQLVNTGEPICIFMAPFETYDEWALAVSLATTTIGFLIPFPVMVVFNVLTARFIRRTKPESRKHCLLIYAYIGVFLLSWLPFHVVLTLLTLEGNHIILNCTFAHLLYFFYDVIDCFTLLHCVINPILYNFLSKNFRSKLISAVVKYIPKDHGGQKGAGSSSSSTQHSIVIAKDNSPPN is encoded by the coding sequence ATGACCGAGGTGACCACTGTCCCCACGGAGACACGCACTCTCCCGAGCGAGTACGGGGACTaccacaacttctctgagctGTTCTACCTCCTGAACCACACCTACACCTACTGTGAGTTCAGCCTGGATGAGAACGTCAAGAGGGTGATTCTCTTCATCCTCTACCTGGTCATCTTCGTGGTGGGCTTGGTGGAGAACCTCCTGGTTATCTGGGTCAACTGGCAGACCCGGGGCAACAAGAGCTTGGTCAACCTGTACATCATCAACATGGCCATCGCTGACCTCGGGGTGCTGCTCTCGCTGCCCATCTGGATGCTGGAGGTGATGCTGGATTACACCTGGCTCTGGGGCAGCTTCCTCTGCCGCTTCACCCACTACTTCTACTTTGCCAACATGTACgccagcatcttcttcctcacctgcctgagcgTGGATCGCTACGTGaccctgagcagctcctcccCGTTCTGGCACCGGCAGCAGCACCGCGCGCGCCGCGCGGTCTGCGCCTGCAGCTGGCTCCTGGCCGCCGCCATCCCCGTGGTGGAGGTGGCTCACATGCAGCTGGTCAACACCGGGGAGCCCATCTGCATCTTCATGGCCCCCTTCGAGACCTACGACGAGTGGGCACTGGCGGTCAGCTTGGCCACCACCACCATCGGCTTCCTCATCCCCTTCCCCGTCATGGTGGTGTTCAACGTGCTGACGGCGCGCTTCATCCGGCGCACCAAGCCCGAGAGCCGCAAGCACTGCCTGCTCATCTACGCCTACATCGGGGTGTTCCTGCTCAGCTGGCTGCCCTTCCACGTGGTGCTGACGCTGCTCACCCTCGAGGGCAACCACATCATCCTCAACTGCACCTTCGCCCACCTCCTCTACTTCTTCTACGACGTCATAGACTGCTTCACGCTGCTCCACTGCGTCATCAACCCCATCCTCTACAACTTCCTCAGCAAGAACTTCCGCAGCAAACTCATCTCCGCCGTGGTCAAGTACATCCCAAAGGACCACGGTGGCCAGAAGGGCGCCGgcagctcctcctccagcacaCAGCACTCCATAGTCATCGCCAAGGACAACAGCCCTCCCAACTAA